A single window of Pyxidicoccus xibeiensis DNA harbors:
- a CDS encoding glutamate--cysteine ligase family protein: protein MGLAIEQEEFRPEDYERFSRRLEESLEALRGLLARPGFGVGKCTIGAELELYLVDAGGFPLPVNRQVLSQTVDPRVTLELDRFNLEVNLRPGPLAGRPFTALRAEFEDTLGEVRRAAATQGARVAVIGILPTLREADLGSGALTGMPRYRALSAAIRKRRAAPFQVSIKGEEALTLTWDDVTLEGANTSLQYHLRVTPAHFARMYNAAQLATAPVLAVSGNSPLFLGRKLWDETRVALFRQAVDDRGEPGEGGFQPHARVTFGHGWAREGAHELFAESVALHPPLLPVLGRESPLERVKAGALPGLDELRLHQSTVWSWNRAIYDPKDSGHLRIELRALPAGPTVVDMVANGAFLLGLTLALSEQVDALLPALPFVHACGNFIRAARQGLDAELLWPSGVAPSPRPVPALELVPRLLPLARRGLVSAGVDAAEADAMLGIIERRVALKRTGARWQREVLARLEANMPRQDALAAMLERYLHHAASGEPVHTWPVE, encoded by the coding sequence ATGGGTCTGGCCATCGAACAGGAGGAGTTCCGCCCGGAGGACTACGAGCGCTTCTCGCGGCGGCTCGAGGAGAGCCTGGAGGCGCTGCGCGGGCTGCTGGCGCGTCCGGGCTTCGGGGTGGGGAAGTGCACCATCGGCGCGGAGCTGGAGCTGTACCTCGTGGATGCCGGAGGCTTCCCGCTGCCGGTGAACCGGCAGGTGCTGTCGCAGACGGTGGACCCGCGGGTGACGCTGGAGCTGGACCGCTTCAACCTGGAGGTCAACCTGCGCCCGGGGCCGCTGGCGGGCCGCCCCTTCACCGCGCTGCGCGCCGAGTTCGAGGACACGCTGGGCGAGGTGCGGCGCGCGGCGGCCACGCAGGGCGCGCGCGTGGCCGTCATCGGCATCCTCCCCACGCTGCGCGAGGCGGACCTGGGCAGCGGCGCGCTGACGGGGATGCCGCGCTACCGGGCGCTGTCCGCCGCCATCCGCAAGCGCCGCGCCGCGCCCTTCCAGGTGTCCATCAAGGGCGAGGAGGCGCTGACGCTCACCTGGGACGACGTGACGCTGGAGGGCGCCAACACGTCGCTCCAGTACCACCTGCGCGTGACGCCCGCGCACTTCGCGCGCATGTACAACGCCGCGCAGCTGGCCACCGCCCCCGTGCTGGCGGTGTCCGGCAACTCGCCGCTGTTCCTGGGACGGAAGCTGTGGGACGAGACGCGGGTGGCGCTGTTCCGGCAGGCGGTGGACGACCGGGGCGAGCCGGGCGAGGGCGGCTTCCAGCCCCACGCGCGCGTGACATTCGGTCATGGCTGGGCGCGCGAGGGCGCCCACGAGCTGTTCGCCGAGTCGGTGGCGCTGCACCCGCCGCTGCTGCCGGTGCTGGGCCGCGAGTCGCCGCTGGAGCGCGTGAAGGCGGGCGCGCTGCCGGGCCTGGACGAGCTGCGGCTGCACCAGAGCACGGTGTGGAGCTGGAACCGCGCCATCTATGACCCCAAGGACTCCGGCCACCTGCGCATCGAGCTGCGCGCGCTGCCGGCGGGCCCCACGGTGGTGGACATGGTGGCCAACGGCGCCTTCCTCCTGGGCCTGACGCTGGCGCTGTCGGAGCAGGTGGACGCGCTGCTGCCCGCGCTGCCCTTCGTCCACGCGTGCGGCAACTTCATCCGCGCCGCGAGGCAGGGGCTGGACGCGGAGCTGCTCTGGCCCTCGGGGGTGGCGCCGAGCCCCCGGCCCGTGCCGGCGCTGGAGCTGGTGCCCCGGCTGCTGCCGCTGGCCCGGCGGGGACTGGTGTCGGCCGGGGTGGACGCCGCCGAGGCGGACGCCATGCTGGGCATCATCGAGCGGCGCGTGGCCCTGAAGCGCACCGGCGCGCGCTGGCAGCGGGAGGTGCTGGCGCGGCTGGAGGCGAACATGCCCCGCCAGGACGCGCTGGCGGCCATGCTGGAGCGCTACCTCCACCACGCCGCCTCCGGGGAGCCCGTGCACACCTGGCCCGTGGAGTGA
- a CDS encoding TolB family protein: MVSSLALAGCGEAGTEATASEALSAARTQALETSEEGIATERRIIVYPSAMETPEEGVATERRIIVYQLSASTSLYMVDTKGTTRLLALRAGTPVVSPDGRKVAYAKLPDTWVVGSPVQSAELHVVDTRNGVKDRLTSGYDDTEPVWTPDARSLLFQSTQRTQGVPALWKVRENGSGLQQVTNANCSPAEAAFIPNPASNTTVQWGPNQRRIIVYSTTAETNGDVRVIDFDGLLNVENAYSLGQGYGPKWTDQNTVVYSRKEGSQVVQVEVSVD; the protein is encoded by the coding sequence ATGGTTTCATCTCTGGCGCTCGCGGGTTGCGGCGAGGCAGGGACGGAGGCCACCGCGTCCGAGGCGCTGAGTGCCGCGCGGACGCAGGCGCTGGAGACGTCCGAAGAGGGCATCGCCACCGAGCGGCGCATCATCGTCTACCCGTCGGCGATGGAGACGCCCGAAGAGGGCGTGGCCACCGAGCGGCGCATCATCGTCTACCAGCTGTCGGCGTCGACGTCGCTGTACATGGTCGACACGAAGGGGACCACGAGGCTGCTGGCGCTGCGCGCCGGCACGCCGGTGGTGTCTCCGGACGGCCGCAAGGTGGCGTACGCGAAGCTGCCGGACACGTGGGTGGTGGGCAGCCCGGTGCAGTCCGCGGAGCTGCACGTCGTCGATACGCGCAACGGCGTGAAGGACCGGCTGACGAGCGGCTATGACGACACCGAGCCGGTGTGGACGCCGGACGCGCGCAGCCTGTTGTTCCAGTCGACGCAGCGCACCCAGGGGGTGCCGGCGCTCTGGAAGGTCCGTGAGAACGGCAGCGGACTGCAGCAGGTGACCAACGCGAACTGCTCGCCGGCCGAGGCGGCCTTCATCCCCAACCCGGCCTCGAACACCACCGTGCAGTGGGGGCCGAACCAGCGCCGCATCATCGTCTACAGCACCACCGCCGAGACGAACGGCGACGTGCGCGTCATCGACTTCGACGGGCTGCTCAACGTGGAGAACGCCTACAGCCTGGGCCAGGGCTACGGGCCGAAGTGGACGGACCAGAACACCGTCGTCTACTCGCGCAAGGAAGGCTCGCAGGTCGTCCAGGTCGAAGTGAGCGTGGACTGA
- the hemG gene encoding protoporphyrinogen oxidase, with translation MTVAVVGGGISGLVVAHRLRSRGRDVVLLEASARLGGAVGTRVRGGYLVEQGPNSFLDREPATRELAKALSVEGRIRVADPAAKRRYVYTQGRLRSVPASPPAFLTSDILPLGARLRVLGELFTGRAPQGVDESLAQFGRRHLGRRATEVLLDAVQTGIFAGDVERLSVAATFPPLVKLEREHRSLILGAIRAQKAQKAQQKALPAGDTSAPPKLSGALSTFDGGLQTLIDALATSLGDAAHTGARLEGLARVEGGWKLQVHEHGRSAELAASQVVLAVPAHVAVALLRPLDAPLADKVGEIAYAPVAVVQLGFEPGTTPAPDGFGFLVPSGEKRRLLGAIHASTVFPFRAEGGRILYTCMVGGARQPELVKLDEDALVALARDELRALAGVTATPSFREVIRWPLGIPQYNVGHLERMAAIDAALQRWPGLHLTGNAYKGVGLNDCIRNGAQLGDALAAT, from the coding sequence ATGACGGTCGCCGTCGTGGGAGGTGGGATTTCCGGACTGGTGGTGGCTCACCGGTTGCGGTCGCGCGGTAGGGATGTGGTGCTCCTGGAGGCCTCGGCACGGCTCGGGGGCGCGGTGGGCACGCGTGTGCGGGGCGGGTACCTGGTGGAGCAGGGCCCCAACAGCTTCCTGGACCGCGAGCCGGCCACGCGCGAGCTGGCGAAGGCGCTGAGCGTCGAAGGGCGCATCCGCGTGGCGGACCCGGCGGCGAAGCGTCGCTATGTCTACACGCAGGGCAGACTCCGGTCGGTGCCGGCGTCGCCGCCCGCGTTCCTCACGTCGGACATCCTCCCGCTCGGCGCGCGGCTGCGCGTCCTGGGGGAGCTGTTCACCGGCCGCGCGCCCCAAGGCGTGGACGAGTCGCTCGCGCAGTTCGGCCGCCGGCACCTGGGACGCCGGGCGACGGAGGTGCTGCTGGACGCGGTGCAGACGGGCATCTTCGCGGGCGACGTGGAGCGGCTCAGCGTGGCGGCCACCTTCCCGCCCCTGGTGAAGCTGGAGCGCGAGCACCGCAGCCTCATCCTCGGCGCCATCCGCGCGCAGAAGGCCCAGAAGGCGCAGCAGAAGGCCCTGCCCGCGGGTGACACGTCCGCACCGCCGAAGCTGAGCGGCGCGCTGAGCACGTTCGACGGGGGCCTGCAGACGCTCATCGACGCGCTGGCCACGTCCCTGGGAGACGCCGCGCACACGGGCGCGCGGCTGGAGGGACTGGCCCGGGTGGAGGGCGGCTGGAAGCTCCAGGTGCACGAGCACGGCCGGAGCGCGGAGCTGGCCGCGAGCCAGGTGGTGCTCGCGGTGCCCGCGCACGTGGCGGTGGCGCTGCTGCGCCCGCTGGATGCGCCGCTGGCCGACAAGGTGGGGGAGATTGCCTACGCGCCCGTCGCCGTGGTGCAGCTGGGCTTCGAGCCGGGCACGACGCCGGCGCCGGACGGCTTCGGCTTCCTGGTGCCCTCCGGGGAGAAGCGGCGGCTCCTGGGCGCCATCCACGCATCCACGGTGTTCCCCTTCCGCGCGGAGGGCGGCCGCATCCTCTACACGTGCATGGTGGGCGGGGCGCGTCAGCCGGAGCTGGTGAAGCTGGACGAGGACGCGCTGGTGGCGCTGGCCCGCGACGAGCTGAGGGCGCTGGCCGGGGTGACGGCCACCCCGTCCTTCCGGGAGGTCATCCGCTGGCCGCTGGGCATTCCCCAGTACAACGTGGGGCACCTGGAGCGGATGGCCGCCATCGACGCGGCGCTCCAGCGCTGGCCCGGGCTGCACCTCACCGGGAACGCATATAAAGGTGTGGGCCTCAACGACTGCATCCGCAACGGGGCGCAGCTGGGGGACGCGCTGGCCGCGACATAG
- the rlmN gene encoding 23S rRNA (adenine(2503)-C(2))-methyltransferase RlmN — protein sequence MTSDTPINLYDLTRPALGELLSGWGCGPYHRDLLWSALYRKQVRSLDEVEGLRPELLATLRQRARLGQLATHHESFSSDGYTHKLLLRLDDGQTIETVLMRFKGRATVCISTQAGCAMGCVFCATGQMGLSRHLTPGEIVGQVLHVSRILRESGEALRNVVLMGMGEPLHNYEHTLAAVDVLVDALGLALGPRFITLSTVGVVPGIRRLADEARPVQLAVSLHGATDAERAALVPAGRRWPLDELMDACRYYSEKRGRRIFFEWTLIEGRNDTSEHAHTLGKLLEGMDAHVNVIPLNPTVGYDGGPSRPESVRAFQAVLASYEVPSTVRQRRGIDIDAGCGQLKSTVERRSRRSIPTSP from the coding sequence ATGACGTCCGACACGCCCATCAACCTGTACGACCTGACGCGCCCCGCCCTGGGCGAGCTGCTCTCCGGCTGGGGGTGTGGCCCCTACCACCGCGACCTGCTCTGGAGCGCGCTGTACCGCAAGCAGGTCCGCTCGCTCGACGAGGTCGAGGGGCTGCGGCCAGAGCTGCTGGCCACGCTGCGCCAGCGCGCCCGCCTGGGGCAGCTCGCCACGCACCACGAGAGCTTCAGCAGCGACGGCTACACGCACAAGCTCCTGCTGCGCCTGGACGACGGCCAGACGATTGAGACCGTGCTGATGCGCTTCAAGGGCCGCGCCACCGTGTGCATCAGCACACAGGCGGGCTGCGCCATGGGGTGCGTCTTCTGCGCCACCGGGCAGATGGGCCTGTCGCGCCACCTCACGCCGGGCGAAATCGTGGGCCAGGTGCTCCACGTGAGTCGCATCCTCCGAGAGTCTGGCGAGGCGCTGCGCAACGTCGTCCTGATGGGCATGGGCGAGCCGTTGCACAACTACGAGCACACGCTGGCCGCGGTGGACGTGCTGGTGGACGCGCTCGGGCTGGCCCTGGGGCCGCGCTTCATCACCCTCAGCACGGTGGGCGTGGTGCCCGGCATCCGTCGCCTCGCGGACGAGGCGCGTCCCGTGCAGTTGGCCGTCAGCCTCCACGGCGCCACCGACGCGGAGCGCGCCGCGCTGGTGCCCGCCGGACGGCGCTGGCCCCTGGACGAGCTGATGGATGCGTGCCGGTACTACAGTGAGAAACGCGGACGGCGCATTTTCTTCGAGTGGACGCTCATCGAGGGGCGCAACGACACGTCGGAGCACGCGCATACGCTGGGCAAGCTGCTCGAGGGCATGGACGCGCACGTCAACGTCATCCCCCTGAATCCCACGGTGGGCTACGACGGCGGGCCCAGCCGCCCGGAGTCCGTGCGCGCCTTCCAGGCCGTGCTCGCCTCCTACGAAGTCCCCAGCACCGTGCGTCAACGCCGCGGCATCGACATCGACGCGGGCTGCGGGCAGCTCAAGTCCACGGTGGAGCGGCGCTCGCGCCGTTCAATTCCCACCAGCCCCTGA
- a CDS encoding LytR/AlgR family response regulator transcription factor — protein sequence MSPPLRVLIADDELLARKRLSRLLAALPDVEVCGEAADGEAVLTAVRAGGVDVVLLDIHMPGLSGLDALALLPEGRPRVVLCTAHAEHAVEAFNHGAVDYVLKPVEPARLQKALERARARLGTETTVAAKDAPREPLATGAERPAVASAPKGLGRLPIPTRQGIVLVDPETISHAALEDELVTVFTGQGDFLTDFTLNELAEKLPAERFHRVHRRALLNLSHVARLEPLETGGYLARTLRGHTVEVSRQSARELRRMLGLRRGAEDEG from the coding sequence GTGAGCCCGCCCCTGCGTGTCCTCATCGCCGATGACGAGCTGCTCGCCCGAAAGCGCCTGTCGCGCCTGCTGGCCGCGCTCCCCGACGTGGAGGTGTGCGGCGAGGCCGCCGACGGCGAGGCCGTGCTCACCGCCGTGCGCGCCGGCGGCGTGGACGTGGTGCTGCTGGACATCCACATGCCGGGCTTGAGCGGCCTGGATGCCCTGGCGCTGCTGCCGGAGGGGCGCCCGCGCGTCGTGCTCTGCACCGCCCACGCCGAGCACGCCGTGGAGGCCTTCAACCACGGCGCCGTGGACTACGTCCTCAAGCCCGTGGAGCCCGCGCGGCTGCAGAAGGCCCTGGAGCGCGCCCGCGCCCGCCTGGGGACGGAGACCACGGTGGCCGCGAAGGACGCTCCGAGAGAGCCCCTGGCGACGGGCGCCGAGCGGCCCGCGGTGGCCTCGGCTCCGAAGGGCCTGGGGCGGCTGCCCATCCCCACGCGCCAGGGCATCGTCCTGGTGGACCCCGAGACGATTTCGCACGCGGCGCTGGAGGACGAGCTGGTGACGGTGTTCACCGGCCAGGGCGACTTCCTCACCGACTTCACCCTCAACGAGCTGGCGGAGAAGCTGCCCGCGGAGCGCTTCCACCGCGTCCACCGCCGCGCGCTGCTCAACCTCTCCCACGTCGCCCGGCTGGAGCCGCTGGAGACGGGCGGCTACCTGGCGCGCACCCTGCGGGGCCACACCGTGGAGGTGAGCCGCCAGTCCGCACGAGAGCTGCGGCGGATGCTCGGCCTGCGCCGGGGCGCCGAGGACGAGGGCTGA
- a CDS encoding sensor histidine kinase, with product MSESPEASIVRATLRALVEPRRLLPILLVAAPLVVAQARFSREPLAVYLGVLMCLLFVAVAPVSYRVLFPEGLDLSHGGIRLLLYATVGCGVVLTSGFVVPQLLGMGPTFLTQRINLAICGALFLVGGWGLGRDIGFEESLTKERARAARFALEAEQAQLLALRSHLDPHFLFNTLNAIAEWCREDGAVAEAAVLRLSTMLRSVLAGVRSATWPLAQELELMRTLFDLHLLRDPELFQLGMNVPSDTGDVHVPPLVLLPLAENAVKHGPAAGHRGRLSLDVSVREGEVEVAIENPGASKGPREGSAGLPTVERRLALAYGGRARLSLASHEGRTRVTVTLPRSGPLPGVLT from the coding sequence ATGTCGGAGTCTCCGGAAGCCTCCATCGTCCGCGCCACCCTGCGGGCCCTCGTCGAGCCCAGGCGGCTGCTGCCCATCCTCCTGGTGGCGGCCCCGTTGGTGGTGGCCCAGGCGCGCTTCAGCCGGGAGCCGCTCGCCGTCTACCTGGGCGTGCTGATGTGCCTGCTGTTCGTGGCCGTGGCGCCGGTGTCCTACCGCGTCCTCTTCCCGGAGGGGTTGGACCTGAGCCACGGCGGCATCCGCCTGCTCCTCTACGCCACCGTGGGCTGCGGCGTGGTGCTCACCTCCGGCTTCGTGGTGCCGCAGCTCTTGGGCATGGGGCCCACCTTCCTCACGCAGCGCATCAACCTGGCCATCTGCGGCGCCCTCTTCCTGGTGGGCGGCTGGGGCCTGGGCCGCGACATCGGCTTCGAGGAGAGCCTCACCAAGGAGCGCGCCCGCGCCGCCCGCTTCGCCCTGGAGGCCGAGCAGGCCCAGCTGCTCGCCCTGCGCAGCCACCTGGACCCGCACTTCCTCTTCAACACGCTCAACGCCATCGCCGAGTGGTGCCGCGAGGACGGCGCCGTGGCCGAGGCCGCCGTGCTGCGGCTGTCCACCATGCTCCGCTCCGTGCTCGCCGGCGTGCGCAGCGCCACCTGGCCCCTGGCCCAGGAGCTGGAGCTGATGCGCACCCTCTTCGACCTGCACCTCCTGAGGGACCCGGAGCTGTTCCAGCTCGGAATGAACGTTCCTTCCGACACGGGCGACGTCCACGTCCCGCCGCTGGTGCTGCTGCCGCTGGCGGAGAACGCCGTGAAGCACGGCCCCGCCGCCGGCCACCGCGGGCGCCTGTCACTGGACGTCTCCGTGCGCGAGGGCGAGGTGGAGGTGGCCATCGAGAACCCCGGCGCCTCCAAGGGCCCCCGCGAGGGCAGCGCCGGCCTGCCCACCGTGGAGCGCCGCCTGGCGCTGGCCTATGGCGGCCGGGCCCGGCTGTCGCTCGCCAGCCATGAAGGCCGCACCCGCGTCACCGTCACCCTGCCCCGCTCGGGCCCCCTGCCTGGAGTCCTCACGTGA